GTAAGGTTCAAGGAGGGCGTGGTGGTGGACGACATCATTGAGGAGCTCACCAAGCTTGCCGGGGAGCTCGACACCGTCAAATTCTTCGGGTGGTATGCATTTGCATTTCATTTGTTTTGTTCCAAAAAAGGGATTCCATCTTTACTGCACGGTACACTTCAAAATGTCTGCTACATCTTTACTGCACCAGTGAACAAAAACTATGTCAGATTTTAATTGAGCAACAACAGATCAGGATTAGGCATCGCCATTCAGAAGTTTTTCTATCTAGAGTTAGGTTGATTGCTCCTTGTGTTGGGTTGTAGGGGAAAAGACGTGTTGAACCAGGAGGCGCTCACGCATGGCTTCACCCACGTCTTCTCCATGAGCTTCGCCAGCGCCGAGGACCTGGTGGCGTGCATGGGCCACGAGAAGCACTCTTCTTTCGCCTACCATGCTGGCCACACCGACAACAGCGAGGCAGTTTTTGGTTCCTCATCAAGCAGCAGCAGCCGCCCCCTAGAAGTTCAAAATTCTAATGACGACGTCCAACTTCGGCGAGTAGCACAGCACGACCACGGCTCCCGGTATCCTCTCTGTGAACTTGTTTTTACCTGTATAATCGCCACTGTGATGTGCTGGACTTGTTACAATTTTGAGGAGTTTGCGGCTGAATCGCCTGTATATTTTTTTTGTTCTGCAACAGTTCAGAAGTCCGTGTTATTCCCCCGAGTGAACGTGCACCCTCAAGGCCTCAACTCTGTAGTGCCTGAGAAGCCACATGGGTAAACGGCCTAGGCAGAGATGGAGAAGGGGTGCAAGAAGCTGCACGCCAGGGATGCACCTAACTTCTTTCAGCAGGTCATGTTGGAGCAGCTCCTACTCACGTTCCCTCATTCCGCTCGGCCTGTTCCACACATGGATTGTTCTTGGTGGAATTGGTCAACACGAAGGAGCTAATACTACACGCGTTAGAACTAGTCCCTTCAACTTGTAGTCGCTTGCTTTTGCAAAAAGTATTCAtctttattctatttacatgagtggCTTTCAGTGGTGGTGGCTCTGATTTTCTTTGGGAGGTGGATGAGAACAAAGGTGTGTGCGTAGTAGAAAAATGATACCCGAACATTGCATTTCTCTTTGTATATAATGTGGTCATTTTGTTACTATTTGGAATATCATTGGATTGCTCTGATTCTAAACATGCGGTGTAATATCTTTGGACTGCTCTTATTTTAAAAACAgtttataaaaaatggagttgccCATTTTTAAAGAAAAACTAGTAGTTTGAGTATAAATCACGGAAAGGTCTCTATGTTTGCCAGAAAATTATGATTTTCCCGTTACAAAAAATACCGAGAAGCTCAAATTAAAAATATAGAGCAGTACAAAAATAACAGAGCACTTTGAAGCAGATATTTCACCGTTTCTAAATTTAAAAAAAGGTACGACTGAAGCGACGATTGAATCCAACCTTCCCaggcatcaccattcttccttctcGCCTATCCAACAACGCGCGCCGCCGTCCACTTGTGAGGCTCCACCCACTAGTATAAGGGACAAGACAATTATGTACATGAGAACTTCATCTATTACTGCTCAAAATTAAGGGGAGTTCAATTGTTTATGCCTGTGGGGCTGTAACCTTTTTCATTTGACTACCAAAAAATGTGTGgatgtgatgtgtgtgtgtgcttAGTAcacaaaatgagaaaaactatattTTCTCATGTAGAACGAAGAAAACAACCGAGAAAGAGAAGGAAGTTCGATGTTTGCTACAAATTATTGAGATTTTTTCATTactaaaaggaaaataaaactTAAAAAGGTGATTGTCTCGTTAAAAAAACTAGAAGTCCAAATACATATAATAGAGTGGTTCAATGCTTATTACTACATTAGGATTTTTTTCCGTTACTAAAGAATAACCCAAGAAGGCCAAATTAAAAAATAGAGCAACTCAAAATTTATAGAGAAAATGGAATTTCCCCGTTCTACAAAAAAAcctagaggttcaaatttaaataatggggaagttcaatgtttatTACAATATCAAGAAGGTCAAATTAAAAAAAACCGAGCAATTCAAAAAGTTTAGAAAAACTAAATTTTTTCCTTCTTTTAGAAATAAGACATAGAAGTTCAACTTTAAGTAATTGAGCGGTTCGATATTTATTACATAACCAGGACTTTTCCCCTTactaatgaataacaccaagaTGTCCAAAATTAAAAAATATGAAGTTGTTTGATGTTTATAAAAACTTAGATTTTCCCCAATGCTAAagattaaaaccaagaagttcaatttcaaaaaatgGAGTAGTTCAATGTATTTAAAAAACTCATTTTTTCATGTTACTAGAGAATAAAAGTAAGAAATTCAATTGGAAAAAGCGGAGCattttgatatttatttgaaaaactagatttttctagttactaaagaataaaaccaataagtttAATTTCAAAACAACGAAGAAGTTTGATGTTTCAAAAAAACCCTATAATTTCCACAtttctaaaaatacaaaaataaagttcaaataaaaaaaggTAGAGTGGTTCAATGTCTAtacaaaactcagatattttcacgtaaccgagagaagttcagtttgataactgccagaagttcacgtactacgtggtgtgcatgaaatttttgtatgaAAGAATTTTCAATGTATGAAAAAAACGAATGAAAAAGCAAAGGTcgaaagttttgttgctagaagttcaactgCTCGGCGTGAGATAGTTCAAAAATTctctgagagaggttgaacaaaaatacgtgacagaagttaaAGGTGAAAACAACagtaagttcaactactacacggaatgcATTTCAGACaagaatataagaatagaaaacaaaaagcttaaaaggtttgttgaaagaagttcaagggcTCTGTccagggaagttcaaaaattcttgcgagagaggttcatctTGTATTTTGATGTTCGATTTATTTGTATAAAAATCAAAtataattctttactcaaaatataaaaaggtgaagttcaaattgaaataagagagaagttcggagtttattaaaacctaggatttacttgtttaaaaaataaaaaaacacaacaccattttttgcacttttaaaaacaactcataaacgaaaaaaatggttgagaagttcaagtgctcagcgaggaaaagttcaaaaaattcttgtgagagaggttcaccgtgtatttagatgtccaaaatacataaaaaatatgttgttttttgtgttttaaaataattctctcaaactagAGAGAACTTCAAAGTGATAAACAAccggaagttcatgtactacatggtgtgtatttcatataaagaAAAATACAAATAAAGTTAAACAGggtgaagttcaactacttcatgcagtgAAAAAAACAGCAAAACAGAGTGAGGTTCAAAAAGACATGCCcgcgaagttcaactacttcatgcagtgcatttccattcgtgatgaaggcagaaatcatgatcttgtcattttctaatttacctcaaaatgacaggaatatcatttgtgtaagttcaagtccccgGTCGGaggaagttaaaaaaattattgtgagaagggtttgtacaaaaggaaaatcatttgtgtaacactaacgaatggatgaggtaaattacaaacgaaaatacgtcacagaagttcaacgtgaaaacagcaggaagttcaactactacattgAATGAATTTCACATGAAAATCTTTTAAAactgtcgcgagtatgaaaaaatgaacaACACGAGAAACTTGCGtgattacagcagctttccatcggtatatcacctgctcaattccggtgaatggatggagagctgcttgcagtggatggagatctacgagcaaGAAAAGAACgtgaaaaaacagagtgaagttcaggtacacgcgccgagaagttcaggttcttcacgcaatgcattttcgaagaatctgtttcgcgataaaggcagaacacatgatcccgccgttttcgaaattacttgaaaatggctaggaatcagagaaaaccatcaaaatGAAAAAGTttagcattttccgtagcttttcagcgatatattatttgccccattccgataaagtttgtagaaattacggcgaaaatacgtttttctccattttcgaaactgacttaaaaccgtaaagaattgggagaaacaatacataccaaaaagtttcgcatttgttcaagctttccaaggccatatcatttgctgcattcggacgtagggttaaaaaattagctcgaaaatacgaactcggtaggacttggaccattttctaaattactcttaaaccattcaaaattagaaaaaaactttcaagatgaaaaagtagtgcattttcataagctttccaacgccgtatcatatgcctccattggattagccatttagaaatgacatcgaaaaaacgaactcagctgttcggtttacgaaattttacgttttttcaaattactctttaaccatagggaattagagaaaactttgaacatgtggaaggagcggttttgcagcagctttccaacgccatattatatgcctcattcccataaacagtttagaaatgcgatcgaaaatacgattcacgttttttgtgcgaagaaaaaacggttttcaaaactgctcttaaaccgcttatattttgctaaaaatttaagttgggtcatgatattggtgtccatagcttttcaacggtatatcgcaagccccatttgggcaatgttggcggaagttcaacctagttcacaaggaagttcaacgtactactagcggggcaggtcaggttgtgaacagaatattattctgatcccatgatcagaatagtgtttatgtatatatatatatgcatatagcaattgaacacacaaggaaaagttgtccacaagccgagcgcgccgacggacgcgagcagagcgtgccaACGGACACGAGCACAGCGCGATGCGGCTCCTAACAACGAGCACAGTGCGCTACGGCGCCTAATGGCGCgatagaccttcattcaagccaatcaaaatAAGACTAGAACGAACATGTCTGTATTGATCAAAGAGATCGCACATATTTGTATTGACTGGAAGGAGAATGCAATAGCAAAATAAGAATTAAggacacgatgatgcgatcgcagtggtggttacaggaggcaagaagaaagatgcatccatcaacgtacaacctcctcctcctcaactcagtgcgccggccgggaccggcggctaaggagcggcggcttgtgtggcgaggtcaaggtgcttctcaaataaggcatccaaggcttccagccggctgaagaaggccaacgtcatagcgtcctcactggcatTGTAGATACCCATGTACATGATTCAttcgtacacatggatgtgtaggtcgacggtttcttgcagggcgaggcacctcgcggcgagcgcgacctccaggtggacattcttcgtggcgtcggcgagcagtcgcagggccaccggtgcttcaaagaggttccggccatggaggccgattagggtggcaggcaatgaggagcccaggcacgtgggctggaggagtacagcgatgtcgtccatgagcttcttgacgacggtgaaccagTTGGTGCTGCGAACGATCATCTGGTACAACTGAGAGTGGTAGCTGGCGTCGACAGCAGCCATCCACCAGTCGGTCGCCAACACCGTATGGAGACGATCCACGATGCCATGCcgtaggccggcatcgtggaccatctagcacagccgctggctgctcgcgtgcatcgccgccatgggtctggagtgggcacttttgcgcttattagtgtaggtgcttaggcaaatgcttaggtgcgtacaatgtggtagatgcattggaatggaggggcgcctttatatgagtgcaaactgcgttgcattcacatcgtgctgcctcttttcccggtcctcccattacttccctcatgcattcacacgatgttaattgaaggaggatacatcattggtcgttcaacatttcgggaaccgctaccctctccctcgtctgcattaaagtcgTATTGGGAACTACGTCGCCCGCTatcaaattgaatagtactgcaccgccccGCTAGTGattcacacgggtcatccaaaagaaccgtttgtgttcaagagatgcacaaatcctgctctcactttgcatataggtgttctatctgaaaccatcatgcttgttgtgagaagctctggtttgtgagaagcatatacccaaacttgccccaaatgggacaaaaactttaccacggcatgttgatgccgctccatgatagcatgccaagtttcatgaatttcagacaagttttggatttactagaatttaaaaaccaagtatctcaatgtttgcggccaagtgacggtggcacggtgcttgacattcattcccatttcttgcatgggacctaagcatgcaccccaagtaccaaagatttgatttttcaaccaatttacatgcaccggagcatgtgcatgtagttcaaatttgaattatgcacataaatgcattgaagactcacttaatgcataaaaatgtccaaacgaaccccaaaaatcacaaaaaataacacaacactcctgttgttctatgttgacacgagaaaaaatttgaaagcaattagaggcaatggatatcgtttcacccccaaagttggggcgttccctaccgaaaccatcatgcttgttgtgagaagctctggtttgtgagaagcatatacacaaacctgttccaaatgggacaaaaactttaccacagcatgttgatgccactccatgatagcaggccaagtttcatgaatttcaaacgagttttggatttactagaatttaaaaactaggtatctcaatgtttgcagccgagtgacggtggcagggtgtttgacattcattcccatttcttgcatgggacctaagcatgcacccaaggaccaaagatttgatttttcaaccaatttatatgcaccggagcatgtgcatgtagttcaaatttgaattatgcacataaatgcattgaaaactcacttaatgcataaaaatgtccaaacgaaccccaaacaatcacaaaaaataacacaacactcctgttgttctatgttgacacgagaaaaaaattgaaagaaattagaggcaatggatatcgtttcacccCCAAAGTTCgggcgttccctaccaaaaccatcatgcttgttctgggaagctctggtttgtgagaaccatatacccaaacctaccccaaatgggacaaaaactttaccacgacatgttgatgccgctccatgatagcatgccaagtttcatgaatttcagacaagttttggatttactagaatttaaaaaccaggtatctcaatgtttgcggccaagtgacagtggcacggtgcttgacattcactcccatttcttgcatgggacctaagcatgcacccaaggacaaagatttgttttttcaaccaatttatatgcaccggagcatgtgcatgtagttcaaatttgaattatgcacataaatgcattgaaaactcacttaatgcataaaaatgtccaaatgaaccccaaaaatcacaaaaaataacacaacactcctattgttctatgttgacacgagaaaattttgaaagcaattagaggtaatggatatcgtttcgtccccaaagttggggcattccctaccgaaaccatcatgcttggtgtgagaagctctggtttgtgcgaagcatatacccaaacctgccccaaatgggacaaaaactttaccacgccatgttgatgccgctccatgatagcaagccaggtttcatgaatttaagacaagttttggatttactagaatttaaaaaccaagtatctcaatgtttgcggccgagtgacggtggcagggtgtttgacattcattcccatttcttgcatgggacctaagcatgcacccaaggacaaagatttgatttttcaaccaatttatatgcactggagcatgtgcatgtagttcaaatttgaattatgcacataaatacattgaaaactcacttaatgcataaaaatgtccaaacgaaccctgaataattccaattcttttatgatcactggagataaaaggtctagcaattcaaacaccgtccatggccgctgtgaccccattatataattcaaatcaagacgaaaaatcaagtagatcccacacagtttattataaccaaccgtgtgagatgcagcacaaaatatgttCAGACCGTgtatgaataagggaccgtgtctgataacactttgtgtgccagttttttggctgaagcgattccaaattttcggcttccgcggaaatatctacctccctgccccctcccccttaccaaaagccacatttcccccctttccgccttcctttccaagttgaaaccttcactccttgcttgcagcgccactGCCTCCtcaccgacgaccctccttcacgctgctcggcctcgcctatccaggcaggtaatccacaaccgacccccatcctcctcctccttccacaacccacatgccccaaccgccggcgcgagcgcgacaccttccacccaaatcaccgacgcctccaccaaataagcgtcggcctaagccatggtggacGCATTATAGCCAAGACCTCAAagagcatttggcagcagagaagcaaatcgcggccacacgcgtggatgaggtcacgatggctgccatttgtgccgacccccagatcttggaggagcacttcaccgtcgaggccaccgttgacgcctcgcGTGTCGACGCTGCGACATGGTTGaatgctttaaacgacagttcgtggcgttttctcgaggccaccgtcggtgccttcgacgaagactacgagatgttttctcagtgtgcacgtgcttacctcatctcgagagccagcaggttggtgcccgaagcggctcaggcaactcaccactacaatgagagcacccacgatgcggaggctgttggggatcgtagtaataattcaaaattttcctacgtgtcaccaagatcaatctaggagctgctaggaatgagagagagagggagtgcatctacatacccttgaagatcgctaagcgaaagcgttacaagaacgcggttgatggagtcgtactcgcggcgattcaaatcgcggaagatccaatctagcgccgaacggatcgcgccttcgtgttcaacacacgtaaagCCCGGGGACGTctactccttcttgatccagcaaggggagaggagaacttgagggagaactccagcggcacgacggcatggtgatggaggagctcgtggttctccggcagggctttgccaagcactacggaagaggaggaggagttggagagggggagggctgcgccaggggaagggtatggctgtcctcccaccccctcactatatataggggggagggggagggggaggcaccctagggtttctcctagggggcggcggctagggcagattggatctccctagggaaaccttagggagacttgcccctaagccaagcaggtggaggctttgcctaccaagccaggtggaggcgccccacctcctcaAGTAACATGGGAAAAGGGtgtggggcgcacagccccttagtgggctggtttgccccctccccttggcccatgaggcactgcaacacttgtcggggctcccgaaacacctttcggtcatgctagcCATAGCCTCGTACCCATGGTACACTTCCAGACTctaataccctttgtccaatatatcgatcttcccctccggaccatttcggaactcctcgtgacgtccaagatctcatccaggactccgaactacctttggtaaccacatattatttcccataacaactctagcgtcaccggaccttaagtgtgtagaccctacgggttcgggaaccatgcagacatgaccgagacacctctccggccaataaccaatagcgggatctggatatccatattGGCTCCcaaatgttccacgatgatctcatcggatgaaccacgatgtcgggaattcaatcaatcccatatacaattccatttgtccatccctatgttacttgccctagattcgatcgtctgtatccccgtacctcgttcaatcttgttactggcaagtctctttactcgttccgcaatgcatgatcccgtcacTAACTCTTTTGTCAaactaagctcattatgatgatgcattaccgagtgggcccagagatacctctccgtcatacagagtgacaaatcccagtctcgattcgtgccaacccaacagacactttcaaagatacatgtagtgcacctttatagccacccagttacgttgtgacatttgatacacccaaagcattcctacggtatccgggagttgcacaatctcatggtctaaggaaattatacttgacattagaaaagctctagcaaacgaactacatgatcttgtgctatgcttaggattgggtcttgtccatcacatcattctcctaatgacgtgatcccgttatcaacaacatccaatgtccatggtcaggaaaccataaccgtctattgatgaacgagctagtcaactagaggctcactagggacatgttgtcatctatgtattcacacatgtattacggtttctggttaatacaattatagcatgaatcatagacaaggaaacataataataaccattttattattgcctctagggcatatttccaacagtctcccacttgcactagagtcaataatctagttcacatcgccatgtgatcaacacttatagttcacatcgccatgtgatcaacacttatagttcacatcgccatgtgactaacacccaaagattttactagagtcaataatctagttcacatcaccagtgatgaacactcaatgagttcttgggtttgatcatgttatgcttacaagagaggttttagtcaacgggtctgcaacattcagattcgtgtgTTCTTAGCAAATCTCtatttcatattgtagatgttgctactatgctccacttggagctattccaaatggttgctccactatgcgtatctggtttgctactcagagtcatccggataggtgttaaaagcttgcatcgatgtaaccctttacgctaaACTctctatcacctccataatcgagaaacatttccttattcctaaggacaattttaaccgctgtccaatgatccactcctggatcactcttatacccctttgccagacacgtggcaaggcacgtcgtggtacacggcatggcatattgtatagagcctatggctaaggcataggggacgactttcgtcttttctctttcttctgtcgtgctcGAGCTTCAattcttaacttcacaccttaaaactcaggcaagaactccttctttgactgatccatcttgaactccttcaagatcatgtcaaggtatgtgctctgtgaaagtcttaccaggcgtcttgatctatctctatagatcttgatacccaacatgtaagcagttttacacaggtcttcctttgaaaaactccattcaaacaaccctttatgctttctagaaattccacatcatttctgatcaacaatatgtcatccacatatacttatcaaaatgttgtagtgctcccactcactttcttgcaaatacaagtttcttgcaaactttgtataaacccaaatgctttgatcacctcatcaaagcatatgttccaactccgagatgcttgctccagtccatagaaggatcgctggagtttgcataccttttagcatccttaggatcgaaaaaaccttctggttgtatcacatacaatctttcctcacggaaaccgtcaaggaaactttgttttgacatccatctgccagatttcataaatgaaaatgcagcaactgctaacataattctaacagactttagcatcACTATGATTGAAAGagtctcatcacagtcaactccttgaacttgtcggaaacttctttgagacaagtcgagcttcataaatggtgacattaccatcagtgtctgtcttcttcttaaagacccatttattctcaatggcttaccgatcatcgggcaagtccaccaaagtccatac
This portion of the Triticum dicoccoides isolate Atlit2015 ecotype Zavitan chromosome 7A, WEW_v2.0, whole genome shotgun sequence genome encodes:
- the LOC119333547 gene encoding uncharacterized protein LOC119333547; the protein is MEFKHLCLVRFKEGVVVDDIIEELTKLAGELDTVKFFGWGKDVLNQEALTHGFTHVFSMSFASAEDLVACMGHEKHSSFAYHAGHTDNSEAVFGSSSSSSSRPLEVQNSNDDVQLRRVAQHDHGSRYPLCELVFTFQKSVLFPRVNVHPQGLNSVVPEKPHG